Proteins from a single region of Acidobacteriota bacterium:
- a CDS encoding ATP-dependent Clp protease ATP-binding subunit → MATAVRVVLNPQRRSPQAAALLETLQARVIGQRQALERVVDTYQTLLAGLNSRQRPLANFLFLGPTGSGKTHVVETLAEALFHSPQALIKVDCAEFQHSHEIAKLVGSPPGYLGHRETHPVLTQEAIDQHQTPEVPMSLVLFDEIEKASDALWQLLLGILDKATLTLGDNRHVSFARCMIFLTSNLGAGEMQSLMQAGLGFAPAGAGQEATLTGSVRHRLEAAAVAAAKRKFSPEFFNRLDHVVVFQPLDAAQLEQVLDLELNAVQARLAETQADGKQEPVQFRCTPAARAALLGEGTDLKFGARHLKRAIERRLVTPLASLLATHQVGNCDRIVVDSIAGVEGLSFLREAVARR, encoded by the coding sequence ATGGCAACGGCAGTGCGCGTAGTGCTCAATCCCCAGCGCCGTAGTCCTCAGGCGGCGGCGTTGCTGGAAACGTTACAGGCGCGAGTGATCGGCCAGAGGCAAGCGCTGGAGCGCGTGGTGGATACCTACCAGACCCTGCTGGCGGGTTTGAATTCGCGGCAACGGCCGCTGGCCAATTTTCTGTTTCTGGGTCCGACCGGTTCGGGCAAGACGCATGTCGTCGAAACCCTGGCGGAAGCGCTGTTTCACAGCCCACAGGCGCTGATCAAAGTGGACTGTGCGGAGTTCCAGCACAGCCATGAGATCGCCAAGCTGGTAGGTTCGCCTCCGGGTTACCTCGGGCATCGCGAGACGCATCCGGTGCTGACGCAGGAGGCGATTGATCAGCATCAGACGCCAGAAGTGCCGATGAGCCTGGTACTGTTCGACGAAATCGAGAAGGCTTCCGATGCGCTCTGGCAGCTTCTGCTGGGCATTCTGGACAAGGCCACGCTCACGCTGGGGGACAACCGGCACGTCAGTTTTGCGCGCTGCATGATCTTTCTTACCAGCAACCTGGGCGCCGGCGAAATGCAGAGCCTCATGCAGGCGGGACTCGGCTTCGCTCCCGCCGGAGCAGGCCAGGAAGCCACGTTGACCGGTTCGGTACGGCACCGGCTGGAGGCCGCTGCGGTAGCGGCTGCCAAGCGCAAGTTCTCGCCGGAGTTTTTCAACCGGCTCGACCACGTGGTCGTCTTTCAGCCTCTGGATGCGGCGCAGCTTGAACAGGTGTTGGACCTGGAGCTCAACGCTGTCCAGGCCCGTTTGGCGGAGACGCAAGCCGATGGCAAGCAGGAGCCGGTGCAATTCCGCTGCACGCCGGCGGCGCGCGCGGCGCTGCTGGGCGAAGGTACGGACCTGAAGTTTGGCGCCCGGCACCTGAAGCGCGCTATCGAGCGGCGGCTGGTGACGCCGCTGGCCAGCCTATTGGCTACCCACCAGGTCGGCAATTGCGACCGCATCGTGGTGGACTCTATCGCTGGTGTCGAAGGGCTATCGTTCTTGCGTGAAGCGGTCGCCCGGCGCTAG